In the genome of Pseudomonas sp. P5_109, one region contains:
- a CDS encoding LysR substrate-binding domain-containing protein: MSAYPSIDTEVLRTFVAIADQGGFTRAGELVNRTQSAVSMQMKRLEEDVLQRQLFQRDGRQVRLTAEGQVLLGYARRILKLHSEVFNTLREPDMVGTVRIGTPDDYVMRFLPGILRRFAQSYPLIQIEVHCESSKQLLMRQDLDLSIVTREPGSEIGQLLRKERFVWAEAQCYSAHEQTPLPLAMFNSDCFCRQWACNALDARGRDYRVAYNSDSLSAIMAVVSAGLAVTAQLESLITADMRILGEAEDLPLLPEASIMLVRNLHNPSPITECLAEHIIDGFKL; the protein is encoded by the coding sequence ATGTCAGCCTACCCGAGCATCGATACCGAAGTGCTGCGCACCTTCGTCGCCATCGCCGACCAAGGCGGCTTTACCCGTGCGGGTGAATTGGTCAACCGCACCCAGTCAGCCGTCAGCATGCAGATGAAACGACTGGAAGAAGACGTGTTGCAGCGTCAGTTGTTCCAGCGTGACGGACGGCAGGTGCGATTGACGGCCGAAGGCCAGGTATTGCTGGGTTATGCGCGGCGGATCCTCAAGCTGCACAGCGAAGTTTTCAATACCCTGCGTGAGCCCGACATGGTCGGCACGGTGCGCATCGGCACCCCGGACGATTATGTGATGCGATTCCTCCCGGGGATTCTGCGGCGGTTTGCCCAGTCCTACCCGTTGATCCAGATCGAAGTGCACTGCGAATCATCAAAACAACTGCTGATGCGCCAGGACCTGGACCTGTCCATCGTGACCCGCGAACCGGGCAGCGAAATCGGCCAGTTGCTGCGCAAGGAGCGTTTTGTCTGGGCCGAGGCGCAATGCTATAGCGCCCACGAGCAGACGCCGCTGCCGCTGGCGATGTTCAACAGTGACTGCTTCTGCCGCCAGTGGGCCTGCAATGCCCTGGATGCCCGGGGGCGCGATTACCGGGTGGCGTATAACAGCGACAGCCTGTCGGCGATCATGGCGGTAGTCAGCGCCGGGCTGGCGGTCACCGCGCAGCTTGAAAGCCTGATCACCGCGGACATGCGCATCCTCGGCGAGGCCGAAGATCTGCCGCTACTGCCCGAGGCCAGCATCATGCTCGTGCGTAATCTGCATAACCCGTCGCCGATCACCGAGTGCCTGGCCGAACACATCATCGACGGCTTCAAACTTTGA
- a CDS encoding alpha/beta hydrolase yields the protein MNTFSKVLTGTLLALSISNAIAGNGVEHNTQAFLDALNAGTGKPMEQMTPAEARAVLVGAQAGVKLTLPKADVSQKTIQVDGQPISLTIVRPAGAKGELPVFMFFHGGGWVLGDFPTHERLVRDLVTGSGAAAVFVNYTPSPEAHYPVAINQAYAATRWVAEHGKEINVDGKRLAVAGNSVGGNMAAVVALMAKDKGTPAIKFQVLLWPVTDANFETASYNQFAEGHFLSKNMMKWFWDNYTTDANQRNEIYASPLRATTAQLKGLPPALVQTAGADVLRDEGEAYARKLDEAGVPVTSVRYNGMIHDYGLLNVVSQVPAVRSAMLQASEELKQHLKK from the coding sequence ATGAACACCTTCAGCAAAGTCTTGACCGGTACCCTTCTCGCCTTGTCCATCAGCAACGCGATTGCAGGAAACGGCGTTGAACACAACACCCAGGCATTCCTCGACGCGCTGAACGCCGGCACCGGCAAGCCGATGGAACAAATGACGCCCGCCGAAGCCCGCGCCGTTCTGGTAGGCGCGCAGGCTGGGGTGAAGCTGACGCTGCCAAAAGCCGATGTCAGCCAGAAGACCATCCAAGTGGATGGCCAGCCGATCAGCTTGACCATCGTCCGGCCGGCCGGGGCCAAGGGCGAGCTGCCGGTGTTCATGTTCTTCCATGGTGGTGGTTGGGTTCTGGGGGACTTCCCGACCCACGAACGACTGGTTCGAGACCTGGTGACGGGTTCGGGTGCAGCGGCCGTGTTCGTGAACTACACGCCGTCGCCGGAAGCGCATTACCCGGTAGCGATCAACCAGGCTTACGCCGCGACCCGATGGGTGGCCGAGCACGGTAAAGAGATCAACGTCGATGGCAAGCGCCTCGCGGTAGCCGGCAACAGTGTCGGCGGCAACATGGCGGCAGTGGTAGCGCTGATGGCCAAGGACAAGGGCACGCCCGCCATCAAGTTCCAGGTGCTGTTGTGGCCGGTGACTGATGCCAACTTTGAAACCGCGTCCTACAACCAGTTCGCCGAAGGGCACTTCCTCAGCAAAAACATGATGAAGTGGTTCTGGGACAACTACACCACTGACGCCAATCAGCGCAACGAGATCTACGCCTCGCCCCTGCGTGCGACCACCGCCCAGTTGAAAGGATTGCCTCCAGCGCTGGTGCAGACCGCCGGTGCCGACGTGTTGCGCGACGAAGGCGAGGCCTACGCCCGCAAACTCGACGAAGCCGGTGTGCCGGTGACCTCGGTTCGCTACAACGGCATGATCCACGACTACGGTTTGCTCAACGTGGTGAGCCAGGTGCCAGCGGTGCGTTCGGCGATGTTGCAGGCATCTGAAGAGCTGAAACAACACCTGAAGAAGTAA
- a CDS encoding organic hydroperoxide resistance protein, with amino-acid sequence MQTLYTAIATSTGGRDGRAVSSDNILDVKLATPKELGGAGGAATNPEQLFAAGYSACFIGALKFVASQTQRSIPNDASITAHVGIGQIPGGFGLDIGLHVSLPGLEQADAQALVEGAHQVCPYSNATRGNVDVRLHVTV; translated from the coding sequence ATGCAAACTCTCTACACCGCGATCGCAACTTCCACCGGTGGCCGTGACGGTCGTGCGGTTTCCAGCGACAACATCCTCGACGTCAAGCTCGCCACCCCGAAAGAACTCGGCGGTGCCGGCGGTGCAGCCACCAACCCTGAGCAACTGTTCGCCGCCGGTTACTCCGCCTGCTTTATCGGCGCCCTGAAATTCGTGGCCAGCCAGACCCAGCGCAGCATCCCCAATGACGCATCGATCACCGCCCACGTCGGCATTGGCCAGATCCCTGGCGGCTTCGGCCTGGATATCGGCCTGCACGTCAGCCTGCCGGGTCTTGAACAAGCCGATGCACAAGCACTGGTCGAAGGAGCCCACCAGGTCTGCCCGTACTCCAACGCCACCCGTGGCAACGTCGATGTGCGTCTGCACGTAACCGTCTAA
- a CDS encoding sulfite exporter TauE/SafE family protein, giving the protein MIEFLTYLVFGAALGTLGGLFGIGGGLIAIPLLGVLFGLDQQIAQGTALVMVVPNVMLALWRYHQRNRIELRHALPLASMGFCFAWLGSIWAVGIDAQTMRIGFVAFLIALSAYNLVRMFAASAPAASQMNYSWPWLGVLGAASGTMGGLFGVGGAVVATPVLTSLFGTSQVVAQGLSLALALPSTGVTLVTYAVHHQVDWVIGLPLAIGGLMSISWGVKVAHALPERLLRGLFCGFLVFCAVMLAFKV; this is encoded by the coding sequence GTGATTGAGTTCTTGACGTACCTGGTGTTCGGCGCTGCCTTGGGCACGCTTGGCGGATTGTTTGGCATCGGCGGCGGCCTGATTGCCATTCCGCTGTTGGGCGTGCTGTTCGGGCTAGATCAGCAAATTGCCCAAGGCACGGCGTTGGTGATGGTAGTGCCGAACGTGATGCTGGCGCTGTGGCGCTACCATCAGCGCAACCGGATCGAACTGCGCCACGCCTTACCGCTGGCCAGTATGGGGTTCTGCTTCGCCTGGCTCGGATCGATCTGGGCGGTGGGCATCGATGCGCAAACCATGCGTATAGGCTTTGTCGCGTTTCTCATCGCACTGTCGGCGTACAACCTCGTTCGCATGTTCGCCGCCAGCGCCCCGGCGGCTTCGCAGATGAACTACTCATGGCCCTGGCTGGGCGTGCTCGGTGCGGCATCAGGCACAATGGGCGGGTTGTTCGGCGTGGGGGGCGCGGTGGTGGCGACACCGGTGTTGACCAGTCTGTTCGGCACCAGTCAGGTGGTTGCGCAGGGGTTGTCGTTGGCGCTGGCCTTGCCGAGCACAGGGGTGACGCTGGTGACTTATGCTGTGCACCATCAGGTCGACTGGGTGATCGGCCTACCCTTGGCGATCGGTGGGCTGATGAGCATCAGTTGGGGCGTGAAGGTTGCCCACGCACTGCCAGAGCGACTGCTGCGCGGGCTGTTTTGCGGATTCCTGGTGTTTTGTGCGGTGATGCTCGCCTTCAAAGTTTGA
- a CDS encoding class II 3-deoxy-7-phosphoheptulonate synthase: protein MSQPWSPDSWRALPIQQQPQYPDAAHLQQVEQTLASYPPLVFAGEARELRRQFAEVTQGRAFLLQGGDCAESFAEFSAAKIRDTFKVLLQMAIVMTFAAGCPVVKVGRMAGQFAKPRSANDETIDGVTLPAYRGDIVNGIGFDEKSRVPDPERLLQSYHQSTATLNLLRAFAQGGFADLHQVHKWNLDFIANSALAEKYSHLADRIDETLAFMRACGMDTSPQLRETSFFTAHEALLLNYEEAFVRRDSLTNDYYDCSAHMLWIGDRTRQLDGAHVEFLRGVNNPIGVKVGPSMNPDDLIRLIDVLNPDNDPGRLNLIARMGANKVGDHLPQLIRAVQCEGKQVLWSSDPMHGNTIKASSGYKTRDFAQILGEVKQFFQVHEAEGSYAGGIHIEMTGQNVTECIGGARPITEDGLSDRYHTHCDPRMNADQSLELAFLIAETLKQVRR from the coding sequence ATGAGCCAACCCTGGAGCCCTGACAGCTGGCGCGCCCTGCCGATCCAGCAACAACCCCAATACCCCGACGCCGCGCATTTGCAGCAGGTCGAGCAAACCCTGGCCAGCTATCCGCCACTGGTGTTTGCCGGTGAAGCCCGGGAATTGCGCCGTCAGTTTGCCGAGGTGACCCAGGGCCGCGCGTTTCTGCTGCAGGGTGGCGACTGCGCCGAAAGCTTCGCCGAATTCTCCGCTGCGAAAATCCGCGACACTTTCAAGGTGTTGTTGCAGATGGCGATCGTCATGACTTTCGCCGCAGGCTGCCCAGTGGTCAAGGTCGGGCGCATGGCCGGGCAGTTCGCCAAGCCGCGCTCGGCCAACGACGAAACCATTGATGGCGTGACCCTGCCCGCCTACCGTGGCGACATCGTCAACGGCATCGGCTTCGACGAAAAAAGCCGCGTGCCGGACCCGGAGCGCCTGTTGCAGTCCTATCACCAGTCCACCGCCACCCTGAACCTGTTGCGCGCATTCGCCCAGGGCGGTTTTGCCGACCTGCATCAAGTGCACAAGTGGAACCTGGACTTCATCGCCAACTCGGCGCTGGCGGAAAAATACAGCCACCTGGCCGACCGCATCGATGAAACCCTGGCGTTCATGCGCGCTTGTGGCATGGACACTTCGCCACAACTGCGCGAGACCAGCTTCTTCACCGCCCACGAAGCACTGCTGCTGAACTACGAAGAAGCGTTCGTGCGTCGCGACAGCCTGACCAATGATTACTACGACTGCTCGGCCCACATGCTGTGGATCGGTGACCGCACCCGCCAGCTCGACGGCGCCCACGTCGAATTCCTGCGTGGGGTGAACAACCCGATAGGGGTCAAGGTTGGCCCGAGCATGAACCCGGACGACCTGATTCGCCTGATCGATGTGCTCAACCCGGACAACGACCCGGGTCGCCTGAACCTGATCGCACGGATGGGCGCGAACAAGGTCGGCGATCATTTGCCGCAACTGATCCGTGCCGTCCAGTGCGAAGGCAAGCAAGTGCTGTGGAGTTCCGACCCGATGCACGGCAACACCATCAAGGCCAGCAGCGGCTACAAGACCCGCGACTTCGCGCAGATTCTTGGCGAGGTGAAGCAGTTCTTCCAGGTGCACGAAGCCGAAGGCAGTTATGCCGGTGGCATTCACATCGAAATGACCGGGCAGAACGTGACCGAGTGCATCGGTGGTGCGCGACCGATTACCGAGGACGGCTTGTCGGATCGTTATCACACCCATTGCGACCCGCGAATGAATGCCGATCAGTCGCTGGAGCTGGCGTTTTTGATTGCTGAAACCCTGAAGCAGGTTCGGCGCTAG
- a CDS encoding DUF1127 domain-containing protein, which yields MKGQHEFQGAEKHSVHLISDLLHKVGRWYELHRERELLASLSDEALKDIGMSRADVENESIKPFWSDPMHK from the coding sequence ATGAAAGGTCAACATGAGTTTCAAGGTGCGGAAAAACACTCGGTCCACCTGATATCCGATCTGCTGCACAAGGTCGGGCGCTGGTACGAACTGCATCGCGAGCGTGAACTGCTGGCGAGCTTGAGCGACGAAGCACTCAAGGACATCGGCATGAGTCGTGCGGATGTGGAGAACGAGTCGATCAAACCGTTCTGGAGCGACCCGATGCATAAATGA
- a CDS encoding LysR family transcriptional regulator, translating into MNPNQLTDQLVLFLDVLETGSFSAASRRHPLTPSAVARRIDNLENAVGSQLFIRSTHAVRATPAGLAFAERARRIVAELRLARAEAVSLSSAPEGLIRIDAPAAFGRRHLAPVIADFLMLYPGLDVQLHLIDSFVDMQGLNLGKVDLVLRAGQLADTRLVATPLASMVRIACASPDYLRRRGVPTEPSQLIEHDGLDWDGLAPPFAWRFERDGQMQLHRPARVRMSANNAEALVCGALAGLGIAHLPTWLASEYLLRGELLPLFCDSGLPKPESAGIYALRLEQQPNSRSRLLLEYLKTRFSPVPPWDLLLQTHLQRH; encoded by the coding sequence ATGAACCCCAATCAACTGACCGACCAACTGGTTTTGTTCCTCGACGTGCTGGAAACCGGCAGTTTTTCTGCCGCCTCGCGCCGTCATCCGCTGACCCCTTCGGCCGTGGCTCGGCGGATCGACAACCTGGAAAACGCGGTCGGCAGTCAGTTGTTCATCCGCAGCACCCATGCGGTACGCGCCACCCCGGCGGGATTGGCCTTTGCCGAACGAGCACGGCGGATCGTCGCCGAGTTGCGCCTGGCCCGGGCTGAGGCGGTGTCTTTGAGTAGCGCGCCGGAAGGTCTGATCCGTATCGATGCGCCGGCAGCCTTTGGGCGCCGGCACCTGGCACCGGTGATTGCCGATTTCCTCATGCTCTATCCGGGGCTCGATGTGCAACTGCACCTGATCGACAGCTTCGTCGACATGCAGGGCCTGAACCTCGGCAAGGTCGATCTGGTGCTGCGCGCCGGACAATTGGCCGACACCCGACTGGTGGCCACGCCACTGGCGAGCATGGTCCGTATCGCCTGCGCCAGCCCTGATTATTTGCGGCGTCGCGGCGTGCCGACGGAGCCGTCACAACTGATTGAACACGACGGACTCGACTGGGATGGCCTGGCGCCGCCCTTCGCCTGGCGTTTCGAACGGGACGGGCAAATGCAGTTGCACCGGCCGGCGCGGGTCCGCATGAGCGCCAACAATGCCGAGGCCCTGGTCTGCGGCGCATTGGCCGGGCTGGGTATCGCGCACCTGCCGACCTGGCTGGCCAGCGAGTACCTGTTGCGCGGTGAATTGCTGCCACTGTTCTGCGACAGCGGCCTGCCGAAACCGGAAAGCGCCGGCATCTATGCCTTGCGCCTGGAACAGCAACCCAACTCCCGCAGTCGTTTACTGCTGGAGTACCTGAAAACCCGCTTCAGCCCGGTGCCGCCCTGGGATCTGCTGCTGCAAACCCATTTGCAACGGCACTGA
- a CDS encoding winged helix-turn-helix domain-containing protein, whose translation MPATLSFTLKQARRLALAAQGFNGRQPPASIKAVALNRLIERLGILQIDSVNALVRSHYLPLFSRLGNYSSDLLDQAAWSQGRRRTLFEYWGHEASLLPLSMYPLMRWRMQRASRGEDIYQQLARFGREQQDTIRRVLASVEKQGALGAGSLSTRQERAGPWWDWSAEKHALEWLFAAGEVTVAGRRGFERLYDLPERVIPSAILAQPVLSEDDAQRGLLRHAATALGVGTEKDLRDYFRLNPADSRPRLAELVEAGELLTCEVQGWRQPAYCLPEVKVPRKVAASALLSPFDSLIWERSRTERLFDFRYRLEIYTPQDKRVYGYYVLPFLHNERIAARVDLRAERAAGRLAVHAVHEEEAGLDDEGMLALAVNLRQMADWLGLAQVQLNCPRASAARLRVAFSQIGGV comes from the coding sequence ATGCCCGCAACATTGTCCTTTACCCTCAAACAGGCTCGGCGTCTGGCGCTGGCCGCCCAAGGGTTCAACGGGCGGCAGCCGCCAGCGTCTATCAAGGCTGTTGCGCTCAACCGACTGATCGAACGGCTGGGCATTTTGCAGATCGATTCGGTCAATGCATTGGTGCGTTCGCACTACCTTCCGCTGTTTTCCCGCCTCGGTAACTACTCTTCCGATTTACTCGACCAGGCTGCCTGGAGTCAGGGCCGCCGCCGAACACTATTCGAGTATTGGGGCCATGAAGCCTCGTTGCTGCCCCTTTCCATGTACCCGTTGATGCGTTGGCGCATGCAGCGTGCAAGTCGTGGCGAAGACATCTATCAGCAATTGGCGCGTTTTGGGCGTGAACAGCAAGACACGATCCGTCGGGTGCTGGCTTCGGTTGAGAAGCAAGGCGCGCTTGGCGCCGGGAGCTTGTCGACCCGTCAGGAACGGGCTGGGCCCTGGTGGGACTGGAGCGCGGAAAAGCATGCGCTGGAGTGGTTGTTCGCTGCCGGTGAAGTAACCGTCGCCGGACGGCGCGGATTTGAAAGGCTCTACGATTTGCCGGAACGGGTGATTCCCTCGGCGATTCTTGCGCAGCCCGTCCTGAGTGAAGACGATGCCCAGCGCGGCCTGTTGCGGCATGCGGCAACGGCCTTGGGTGTCGGTACGGAGAAGGACTTGCGTGACTATTTCCGCTTGAACCCTGCGGACAGTCGTCCACGTTTGGCCGAGTTGGTCGAAGCCGGTGAATTGCTGACCTGCGAAGTCCAGGGCTGGCGACAGCCGGCCTATTGCCTGCCCGAAGTAAAAGTGCCGCGCAAAGTCGCGGCCAGTGCCTTGCTCTCGCCCTTCGATTCGCTGATCTGGGAACGCAGCCGGACTGAGCGGTTGTTTGATTTCCGCTACCGGCTGGAGATCTACACACCCCAGGATAAACGGGTGTACGGCTATTACGTCCTGCCGTTTTTGCACAACGAACGGATTGCCGCGCGCGTCGATTTGCGCGCCGAGCGGGCGGCGGGGCGGTTGGCGGTGCACGCGGTGCATGAAGAAGAGGCGGGGCTGGATGACGAGGGGATGCTGGCGTTGGCGGTCAATCTGCGGCAGATGGCGGATTGGCTGGGGTTGGCGCAGGTTCAACTGAATTGCCCGCGGGCGAGTGCGGCGCGGTTGCGGGTGGCATTCTCACAAATTGGCGGTGTTTGA
- a CDS encoding crotonase/enoyl-CoA hydratase family protein gives MNQPCSSRVSRERHGHVFMIGLDRVAKRNAFDLDLLNALSLAYGEFEADSEARVAVVFAHGEHFTAGLDLVNASVTLADGWQVPPGGCDPWGVFAGPRVNKPVIVAAQGYCLTIGIELMLAADINLCASNTRFAQMEVQRGIFPFGGATLRLHQVSGWGNAMRWLLTGDEFDARDALHLGLVQEVMASEDLLPRAIELAERIARQAPLGVQATLMSARQARYEGEIAAAQALPALVKKLMASEDVKEGVRSMVERRPGVFKGI, from the coding sequence ATGAATCAGCCCTGCTCCAGTCGAGTCAGCCGCGAACGGCATGGCCATGTGTTCATGATTGGTCTGGATCGGGTGGCCAAGCGCAATGCCTTCGATCTCGACCTGCTCAACGCCTTGAGTCTGGCCTATGGCGAATTCGAGGCCGATAGCGAGGCGCGCGTGGCGGTGGTGTTCGCTCATGGCGAGCACTTCACCGCCGGACTCGATCTGGTCAATGCCAGCGTCACCCTGGCAGATGGCTGGCAGGTTCCACCCGGCGGCTGTGATCCGTGGGGAGTGTTCGCAGGTCCCAGGGTCAACAAACCGGTGATCGTCGCCGCCCAAGGCTATTGCCTGACCATCGGCATCGAATTGATGCTGGCCGCCGATATCAACCTGTGCGCCAGCAACACCCGGTTCGCGCAGATGGAAGTGCAACGCGGGATCTTCCCGTTCGGTGGCGCGACACTGCGCCTGCACCAAGTGTCGGGTTGGGGCAACGCCATGCGCTGGTTGTTGACCGGCGATGAGTTCGACGCCCGCGACGCCTTGCACCTGGGCCTGGTGCAGGAGGTCATGGCCAGTGAAGACTTGCTGCCCAGGGCGATCGAGCTGGCCGAGCGGATCGCCCGCCAGGCGCCGCTAGGTGTGCAGGCGACGCTGATGTCCGCGCGACAGGCCCGCTATGAAGGGGAAATAGCTGCAGCACAGGCGTTGCCGGCGCTGGTCAAGAAGTTGATGGCCAGCGAGGACGTCAAGGAAGGTGTGCGGTCGATGGTGGAGCGGCGGCCCGGGGTTTTCAAAGGGATTTAA
- a CDS encoding spermidine synthase: MTEERVEHLLAEVQDEFGVIRVLEVADYRFLEFGDAIEQSCVFTADPSWLEYDYTRAMLIGALCHEQPESALFLGLGAGTLTQACLKFLPLEDVEAIELRPDVPRLAIEYLGLDDDPRLYIRVGDALELLDTAESADLIFVDLYTDVGPGVGHLAWSFLENCQKRLNPGGWLVINQWATDDGKPLGAALLRGLYHRHYWELPVKEGNVILIVPSELDQELDMDGLIARAEALAPRLGYSLDSLIKCIRPAT, from the coding sequence ATGACTGAGGAGCGCGTCGAGCATCTGCTCGCTGAGGTGCAGGACGAGTTCGGTGTGATTCGTGTGCTGGAAGTGGCTGATTACCGTTTTCTCGAGTTCGGTGATGCCATCGAGCAAAGCTGCGTGTTCACGGCCGATCCGAGCTGGCTCGAGTACGACTATACCCGGGCGATGCTGATCGGCGCGCTGTGCCACGAGCAACCGGAAAGCGCCCTGTTTCTCGGCCTCGGCGCCGGGACGCTGACCCAGGCCTGCCTCAAGTTCCTGCCGCTGGAAGATGTCGAAGCCATCGAACTGCGCCCGGATGTACCGCGCCTGGCCATCGAGTACCTGGGGCTGGATGACGATCCGCGCCTGTACATCCGCGTTGGCGATGCGCTGGAGCTACTGGATACCGCTGAGTCGGCCGACCTGATTTTCGTCGACCTTTATACCGATGTCGGACCGGGTGTCGGGCATCTGGCCTGGAGCTTTCTGGAAAACTGCCAGAAACGATTGAATCCGGGTGGCTGGCTGGTCATCAATCAGTGGGCAACCGACGATGGAAAACCCCTGGGCGCCGCCTTGTTGCGCGGTTTGTATCACCGACATTACTGGGAGTTGCCGGTGAAGGAGGGCAATGTGATTCTGATCGTGCCGTCGGAGCTGGATCAGGAACTGGACATGGATGGCCTGATCGCCCGCGCCGAAGCGTTGGCTCCGCGGTTGGGGTACTCGCTGGATTCGTTGATCAAGTGCATTCGCCCGGCGACATGA
- a CDS encoding IS110 family transposase, with product MSACTTLAVDLAKQVFQVAGEDILGQVRYEQRIKSREAFYDFLRQLPAHVVVLMETGPGAQAWARQLQEQGNPVRILPAGLVATHRSGPKNDRNDALAILRANRDEKICAVPVKSVAALAMQALHRARQGYVRRRTALSNQMRGLLLEHGVALAQGDVAISQKIPRVLEDATQPVPGLLRELIDELLAEWRHLGERISVLTGRLEVAANADMTAKRLMTVRGIGPVTATALVAKETKPERFPNARKFAAYFGMVPDQHSSGETVRLGGMTKRGDAYLRSLMIQGAHAVLQQLRPDSQQPDDRRLLHWMSRLGRKEAAIRLANRNLRIVWVLLQNDQTYRRHAGDGQPATMGH from the coding sequence TTGTCGGCCTGCACAACCTTGGCGGTCGACTTGGCCAAACAGGTCTTTCAGGTCGCCGGTGAAGATATCCTCGGCCAGGTGCGCTACGAGCAGCGGATCAAGTCGCGCGAGGCGTTTTATGATTTTCTCCGACAGTTGCCGGCGCATGTCGTGGTTTTGATGGAGACCGGTCCGGGTGCCCAGGCCTGGGCCCGGCAGCTGCAAGAGCAAGGTAATCCGGTGCGGATTCTTCCAGCCGGTTTGGTGGCCACACATCGCAGCGGGCCTAAAAATGATCGCAACGATGCGCTGGCGATTCTGCGGGCCAATCGCGATGAAAAAATCTGCGCAGTACCGGTCAAAAGCGTTGCGGCGCTGGCAATGCAGGCGTTGCATCGCGCCCGCCAGGGCTATGTGCGTCGACGCACGGCCCTCAGTAATCAGATGCGCGGCCTGCTGCTTGAGCACGGCGTAGCCTTGGCACAGGGCGATGTTGCGATCAGCCAGAAAATCCCGCGGGTGCTGGAAGATGCCACCCAGCCGGTGCCGGGCCTGCTGCGTGAGCTGATCGACGAACTGTTGGCCGAGTGGCGCCATTTGGGCGAGCGCATCAGCGTACTGACGGGACGCCTGGAAGTGGCCGCCAACGCTGACATGACGGCGAAGCGGCTAATGACTGTACGCGGCATCGGCCCGGTCACTGCCACGGCACTGGTGGCCAAGGAAACCAAGCCTGAGCGCTTTCCCAATGCCCGCAAGTTTGCCGCGTACTTTGGCATGGTGCCTGACCAGCACAGCAGCGGGGAGACGGTCCGGTTGGGGGGCATGACCAAGCGAGGTGATGCTTATTTACGCAGCCTGATGATCCAGGGGGCCCATGCGGTGCTGCAACAACTACGACCTGATTCCCAGCAACCCGATGACCGCCGCTTGTTGCACTGGATGAGCCGGTTGGGCCGCAAGGAGGCTGCGATCAGGCTAGCCAACCGCAACCTGCGAATCGTCTGGGTGCTTCTACAGAATGACCAGACTTATCGTCGCCACGCGGGTGATGGCCAGCCAGCGACGATGGGCCACTGA
- a CDS encoding MarR family winged helix-turn-helix transcriptional regulator: MTTERNTPDNCDNLLLDNQACFALHSTSLMMTKVYKPLLQALGLTYPQYLAMMVLWERDGLTVGEISTRLLTDPGSLTPLLKRLEAEGLLSRTRSREDERVVIVELTEQGRALRDKARDVPQCILGASGMTVERLQKLQAELQELRRHLQDSL; the protein is encoded by the coding sequence ATGACCACCGAGCGCAACACCCCGGACAACTGCGACAACCTGCTGCTGGATAATCAGGCCTGCTTCGCCCTGCATTCCACTTCGCTGATGATGACCAAGGTCTACAAGCCCTTGCTGCAAGCGCTGGGCCTGACCTACCCGCAATACCTGGCGATGATGGTGTTGTGGGAACGGGACGGTTTGACCGTAGGCGAAATCAGCACGCGATTGCTGACCGATCCTGGCTCGTTGACGCCGCTGCTCAAGCGCCTGGAAGCCGAAGGCCTGCTCAGCCGTACCCGCAGCCGCGAAGATGAACGGGTGGTGATCGTCGAACTCACCGAACAGGGCCGGGCATTGCGCGACAAGGCCCGGGATGTGCCCCAGTGCATCCTCGGCGCCAGCGGGATGACCGTGGAGCGCCTGCAAAAACTGCAAGCAGAGCTGCAAGAGCTGCGTCGTCACCTGCAAGACAGCCTGTAA